The genomic region aaactctctcacttatgaaccgttgATCTTATAAAGTTGTCCATCTCAATTCTTGTTAAGAATAagctagtggaaacttgatccttataacgttctaagtttgtgtgtagagtttaggacggagtagtctttaactcttttgcaaccggagtaggttgcgagttaccttgttctaggacggagtagttcttgaacttgtgtcacaaccggagtaggttgttgctttttattgtacgggttttttagtagtcggagtagatcactaaaattaatcaataaaaagtagattggacgtaggcacttgagttcttgccgaaccaattcaaaaatctcgtgtttgattttatttgttttatttcgcTGCTCTTTATTACGTTTGTATTTCTTTTCCTTAACTCTTGAAGTAACAGTtccacatactgtcacatttggtctacAATTTGTActtcataaactgagacaaacAGCTACTATCAGAACAATTGTTACCTTCATACTACAGCAAACGTCgattttaatactcgtttaatctctcaatattattcgaagtattcttcTATCTCTTTTCATCCTACAACTTACTTTAagtcaataaagttgaagttaaattttttaaatagtacctaattcaccccctcctcctcttaggtacttgaatccataaactcaacagggAGTGTTGTTAGAGAAAAAAACCCGTGATTTTGATCTGCTAACTTTCTCACCTGATGCGCGACAGAAGTTATCGAGCACCCGTTTGATAGTCAAGGCTTGTTCGACTGTTGCTTCCCCAAATAAGACCATGTCGTCGGCGAAAAATAAATTATTTATAGTAGGACCATTACGACATATCGAGATAGGCTGCCATTTACCCGCTCTAAATTCAACATCAATGGCTTGTTGGAGTTTCTCTAAGCACATTACAAATAAATAAGACGATAATGGGTCGCTTTGTCGGACTCCACGAGAAGGTAAAAATTGCTCAGTCGGCTCCCCGTTCCATAAAACTTGCATTCTTGGTGATGTAACACACTCCATGATTGTGTCACGGAGAAGAATTGGGATGCTCATATCAGTTAGGGTGTCATATATAAAGGCCCAGCGAAGACGTTCATATGCTTTTTCTAGGTCGATCTTAATAGCCATATAAGATTTCTTGCCCTTTTTTTGGCGCATTGTGTGAATTACTTCTTGGAAGATAACAATATTATCCGTAATTTGTCTACCTGGAACGAACCCGCTTTGTGTCTCCGAAATAAGAAAGGGAAGTACCTTTTTAATACGGTTAGCTAACACTTTACTGACGATCTTATAGGCGACGTTGCAGAGGCTTATAGGCCTAAATTGCAAGACCAATTCGGGCCCTGTAACTTTGGGAATAAGAACAATATGTGTGTCATTTAATCCCTCAAGAAATCCCTTTCCTTCGAGAACATTAATAACCATCAGACATAAAGATGATTCAACAATCGGCCAATGTTTCTGATAAAATATAGCTTGGAAACCGTCTGGACCCGGAGCCTTTAAAGAACCCATGTTGTGAATGACATGTTCTATTTCAGCGATAGTAAATGGTTTAGTTAACCATTCCTAGTCCTCGTTGGTATATTCTTGAAACAAATCATATGGAATATCGACATCTGTGTCATAAGGCGTATCCTTAGTGTATAAATTCTTGAATAATTAACGACCAGATTTTTTACTTCATCCGAGTCCTTCGTCCACTCCCCTGCCTCATTTCATAATGCTGAAATTTTGTTTTGCCATCTTCTAACCAAAGTACTAATATGAAAATAGGAGGTATTTCGATCCCCGTCGGTAATAAATTCAACCCGGGATTTTTGATACCAATAAATTTCCTCCCTTTCAAGTACCTTGTCTAATTCTTTGCGAAGGGCGGATTCAAGGGCAATAAGACGTTTCTCTTTAGTAATAGCAAGCTTCTTTTGACAGCCTTCAATTCGGGCATACAGGGATTTCTTTTGTCTAAATATATTGCCAAAAACAGTTTCGTTCCATTCTTGCAATGACTTCGACAACTCGCTAAGACGTGTGGGAAAGGGGCCTTGTTCAGGCCATTTTTCAGCAATAAAAGTCGAGAAAAGTTCGTGAGTCATCCACGCGGCCTGAAATCGAAAAGGCTTTTATACCGAATTGAGAGGAACAAACCCATTAGGAGCTATCAATAGAGGACAATGGTCAGATTGGAATGCAGGAAGATGCCGAACACTAGCATCCTCATGTATCGTACCCCATTCTATATTGCACAGAGCACGGTCTAATCTAGCAATTTGGCGGGTCTCTAGTGAATTTCCCCGAGCCCAGGTATGAGCAGGACCCGAAAATTCTAATTCTAGCAGTTCACAGTTTTTAATCCAGTTATTAAAGTTTTCACACCTTTTGGCCATGCTTGAATTACCCCCATGGCGTTCAGCAAGTGATCAAGTCTCATTAAAATCTCCTGCTAATAACCATGGTTTATTTTTGTACGTGCGAACTCTTCAAGCTCAGTCCATAAAGCTCTACGATTAGTTGGGTCGGGACTAGCGTTGACAGCAGTGAACAACCAAGGAACACCCCCTGTTCGGGATACCTCTAAAGTAATAAATTGCGTGTGTTCATAAACTGGTTCAACTTTTATAAGATCCGTTTTCCAGTATACCCAAATCCCGCCACTGAAACCAATGACATCAACCCCAATATGACCATCATAACCAATAATTTTACGGATATTCTCGGCATGATCGCCACTCATGTGGGTTTCGACTAAGGCTAAAATAGACGGTTTATAAGTCTTGACTACTTCTTTTAAAGCAGCAATTTTATTTCTGTTTCCCGTTCCTTGGATATTCCACACCATACAAGTGATTGGTGGTACGTTAGGCATAAGATTTGGTATTCTATCTGACATAACAACTGGTAAGAAAGGTAAAGTTGATAGATATGCTCGACTTACGAGAGATATCACGTCATTAATGCTCCATGGTATCGACATCTCCACTATGAGTGTCGGCGGATTCTCCGGTATTGATTCGAACTTGAAGTCCATGCTCGATGATTCCCCCACCATTATTCCCAGAATTGGAGCCACCATCCCCTGTTTTGGAGAAATTTTGAAGCTTCTCGATGGTGGAATCATTACTATCTGGGGGAGCTCCTGAGAATGGCATGTTACTGGGAGGTATGTCTATAATATTTCCGTGAACTAAAACGACATCAGTGACCGTTTCAGGCGGGATGTTTTCTGTGTTTGGATTCTCAGAGGTTAGAGCTGGATTGCTTGTAGTCGTCGTTTTTGTGATAGTTGCAGTAGATTTTAGGTTGGTAATATTATGTAGAATAGGGTTTACTCGAGGTTGGATATTTTTGTTTGACTTAAAGTTTTTAGCGGAGGATTTTTGGGTTCTAATTTGGGTAGGATTTTTAAAATTGGTAGTATTTTTGGAAATAAACGATTGATTGTTTTTGGTTAAGGAAGGAGTATTGTGTTGAATATTTTGTGGAGCAAAATTAGGAATTATAGATGGAATTACCTTTCACTGAATAACTGGTTGAATTATATTATCACTAGAATCTTGGGGATTGGAATTGAGGATACCGTATCTTGACCCGAAAATATTTTTTCCAAAATTGAAGATGCTTGACTCTCCATTCCCTGTGTTCGTCACAAATGGTTTATCAACCTTTGGTGGAGCTCTTCTCCTCGGGGGTTTCTTAACTAGCATCCAATCTCCAAAATTTTCCGTAAGTTCCGGGACAGGGGTGATAGATGTAACCTTGTTAATAAGATTTTCTTTCGGACTGTTAATGTTGTTCTCTGTAATTCCATCGTTATTGATATTGCCTGAATTTAACGTACAATGCTCCGCTGCGTGGCCAATTTTTCCACACTTGAAACAAATGGATTTTAGACCTTCATACTGGATACGATAGATTTTCCCGTTCAACCAAAACTTCGAAAGTAGGGGTTTATCGATATTAACTTCGACGCTCATACGAGTAAACTGCCCTCGTTCCGCAAGAGCTGTATTTTTATCAATCCTTATGACTTTCCCTATTTTCGCTCCAACTCGTCTTAGTAACCCTTCATTAAAGTATTCCACTGGTAGATTAGGAATGCGAACTCAGGCTGTAATAAATTTGATTTCATCATCGGATGGGACAAAATTTGGGATCCATTTGCGAATGGTAATGTAGTGGTCATCAACCATCCACGGACCTTGAATTAAAACATGCCCATAATCCTGTAGAGACGAGAATTTGGCCACATAATATGCATCATTAATATCGATTAGTGTTAGTTTGCCTTTAAATGACCATTTTGCATTAAGTTTTCGAATCAATGAGAGGTATCCGATTTTCTTATCAAAAACTTTGATAATTAGCGCATGGCGCCAAGGCCTACGGAGATTGATTTTTTCCTCTTTGGACAAAAGTATCTTGGAGCAAGTTGAATCGTCGTCACCATCTTCACCAATGTCTTCGTCTGAATCGATGTTAATATCATAGTCTGCATTAAGTTGATCAACTAGATCTGAACTGGCACATCGATATCCTTGAACTTTGTCACGGAATGATAAAGGTGAAGAATCTGCTGCAACACTCATGGGACTCGATAAAATTTGTTGAGAGGATGAAGTAGGATCTATTGCCATGGAATTGGAGGGCTCCGAGTTCTGAAACTCAGAAATATGAATGGTTTTCCTCTTGGCATTTTTTGTTAACGGAGGAAAATGGTGGTTCTCCGTGTCCATAGTAGTATCGACATTTGGTGAATCAGAAGATTGGTGGTTGTCCGGCCTATGGCCGGTGTCTGGGTTATGCATAAAAAAGAgattttttagagagattttttagagagagactCGTACTATtcatactatgtataaacaaaactataactggttttgattactttcacaacacaaaaaaaaaagttgagagaatttataaattggaatcattagctggtataaaaaatacttttaaaaaaaatgtatttcagcacattactcaatcctcttgaattaattttcagttttaattttttttttgctcgaaacaaaatataataacgagaaaaatgaacaattaatgagataccactattattttacagttcaattttatttagtttttttGAATAATTTAACAGTTcaatttttttcctcaaaatataatgtgaaatatgaaaattaataaactgttaatttagcatgattaagtaatacaaaaataaaaagtctataaataccgcgcattcattgcgcgggatctaaactagttaaattttaatttcataaatcGTGTAACCTAGTAGTTTTGAGTTTACAATATTTTTCCAACATAAAATATTATAGGTTTCCTTACGAAGTTTCAAAAATTAGTCGTAAAGACAATAAAATTCGGTCCATTCAATCTGAGCCAATTTCAAATTGTGTTGGACCggaccaaaccaaaccaaagacAGAAACTTCAAAGTTCAAGGACGAAGGACAAGATCTATAAAAATTCAATCCGGGTGCGGTTCAGACCAAATAATCCAGTCCGATTCCTTTTTCGGTCCGAACTTAAACTTACACGTCTCCAAACCCTACTGTGTATATACATATACCGATTAGCGTGATTGCTAATTTACAGGAGTATTAAGTATCATCAATACAAAACCTAATAAGCGTTTCCTTAGACGAAATCCAAACAGCATGTCACGTCTTCCAGCCGATATCATACACTACAACATCTTAACAAGGCTTCCGATTAAGTCAGTTTTACGCTTTAAGACCGTATGCAAGGACTGGTACAATTATACTAACTCGTCGTATTTCATTAATATTCATCGTCAGGACGCCCTTCATGAATCCCATGATTACACTGATCTTTTAATTCTTTGTGGAACACCTGATTGTTTTAATAGTTCCCATAAGTATCTTGAAGCTCCTAATTACACAAGTGGTATATTGGAACTAATAATCGACGTCAATTACACCCATACATCTATTGTCGGTACCTGCAACGGGTTGATCTGCATAAGATGTCGATCATTGGATGATATTTCAGGATTTGTGTTGTGTAATCCGGTTACTAGAGAGTATAGTAGGTTCATCAAGCCGCCTCCTATTAATTATGATTCTATTTTACACCGAGATTGCCAATATGGATTTGGTTATGATGTAGTCAGTCACGATTACAAAATTGTGAATATTACAAAATTGAGTCATGATAGCATCGTTCATGTGTATAGTACAAATAGTAGTTCATGGAAAGAAGTCGAAAAAGCATCCGAGATGAATGATGTCCACGGGACTTGTGGTGTGGTCGCAAGCAACAAGCTACATTGGTTCATCTGGAAGAGAAATCAAGGTAATAATGATGACGGTATTTTGTCGTTTGATCTTGACACCGACAAGTTTGTAGCGATGCCATATCCTACTAGTTTTAAAGAGTATCACTATGATACAATTACTTTGGTAGCTTCAATCGGACGTTTGTACACAATCGTGACTGACTTCCGGTTGTCCAGAGTCTCAATATGGGTGATGAAAGAGTACGGCGTAACAGAGTCTTGGACAAAGTTATACGAgattgaacaaggacaattttCCGCCAGGTTACTTCTAGTAATCACTCTTCGTCCAAGAAGAGATAGTGGGGACGCCGTATTGCTATTAAAATTAGTCAGCGTTGTTGATACTCAAGAATATTTGTGGTACGATCATAAAAATAAGTCTATAATTGGAAAAGTGAATGTTCCCGGAAATAGTCCGGCAAATGAATGGGTGTGTACTGCTAGTCTTGTTCCAGTTCCCGGCAGTGATCCAAACAAGCGTGTAGGGTATATTCAGAAAAGTATTAGTCGTCATTGGATATGGCTTAAGTAGAATCTGTCAACATCAATTTAGCTCCGGTCAGGCTATTTTAGATTGTTCACCAATGATATCTTAGCTAAAATATTCTGGAAAAACAATAATTCTTGTGTAAAGCGGTACATGTTTTGTGAGGGGTTTTacactaaaagaataagaaaagttCCAATTTTTCCCACTTAAAATACATTTTCTGTCTAGATAACCCTCTATTTACTTCCCTATTCTGATATAATCCCCTGTATATAGATTGTAAATTGTCAATTTACAATCTAATAGTATATTAAAAAGATAAACTCCTGGATTCCTTCCCGATCAAATTAAAGCCAATAGCATATGCATATCTAGTGGCAGTTGTGGGGAAGCGACTtataaaatcaaaccctaaaacccatCGACGTCAATTCTCGTATAAAAAATATTGTGGGTTCTTGCGGTGGTTTGATTTGCTTAAGATTGGTTCGATCCGGATTATTAGCCTTGTATAAACCAATAACTAGACAGTATCGTAGGTTAATCGAGTCTCCTGACAAGTAGTAAAGGTTGCGTTTTCGAGTAACGATTTTCCACCAGAGTGTGTCACTTATGTGTATACTACAGGTAGTAGTTCGTGGAAAGAAGTCGAGAAGGCACCCAAATCAGTATATCCATGTGGGGATCAAGGTGTGGTCGTAAATAACAAGTTACATTGGATTACTTCGAGTATGCTGATCGATACAACCACGAGTATTTTGACGTTTGTTCTTAACACGGAAGAGTTTGGACAAATGTCATATCCTACTAAGCTTACAATATATTATCATCTGCATAAGTTTCGTTTGGTGGTCTCAAATGGACGTCTATACATAATTGCGACTCATACTTTGTCGTCCAATGTATCGATATGGGTGATGAAAAAGTTTGTAGGAAACCAAGTTTGTACCAAGGGAGGTAGGGTAATCGGTTACCGTTCATTGAGAGGTAGTGGGGAGGTCTTGCTAGTAAAAGACGTCAGTAATGAAAATCAAGAACTTGTGTGGTATAATCTTGAAGATACTTCGATTAGAGAAGTTGATGTTCCGGGAAGTCGTAGAATTATCAAAAATGAATTGGTGTGTGTCGGTAGCCTTGCTCCAATTCCGGACAATGATTCAAACAAGTGTGTCGCGGTAACAAAGTAAAAATGTTTGAAAATGTGTGTTGCAATAAGAAGATATACTGATTAATGTTTGAAAATGATGCATCATCGCTTCTGCTGCAGGAGATGGGATATTAATTAAGATTCTCTGTGGAACCAAAAAAATAATACATCCGAAACCAAAGATTTAATTTTATCTAAAGGCGAAGCATTTCTAATATCAGACTAGAATTGAGAATGAAAATAAAGACACACAAGCTAATTAATAAGCGAAATAATATTCCTGGCCTAGTGTCGGATACAGTGACGGTTAAAGATGCATGCTAATAAGAGTTGAGGATCTAGCTAGACAGGATGATGGGAAGTGGGAGGAGGGACCTGGGGTGGTACCATAGCAACACCACCCTCATTCGGTAAGGCATGGTCTCCAAATGAAGTGCCTACAGCATAGTCAGCCATGATGATCGAGTAGAATGTGCTGAAGACAACACTTACCGTGGACAGGACACATCCCACTCCAAAGACACCGACTTGGGCGACTTCTAGTATATAGCACTGCTTATGCCCCAACTGCTGCACTTGTCGTTGATGTTGATATTGATCAATGAGGACTGCGCCACCCAAAAGTAGGAGGAACGCTACAACAAATGTCAACCTGAATAATCATAACAACtaatttaatttagttataagtCCCAAAATGTAAAGCAGCATCAAACACAAAATTAGTTTGAAGAAGAACGGAATACCAAGATATAATGAAGCAAACGAGGGCAATAGTCGACCAAGTAGTTGGAGTATATCGATTCCTTCCACAACGGATGATACAACCCCTGCTACAATAATTGAGTATATTGACTATAGTATGAGCAAGCAGAAGCACCAATGCTGATGTCATCGCTAAAACATGAGCCCGAGTTCTTGGGTAACAACTAACACCACCCGAAACTTGCACTTCATAAACCTGCAAACTCAAAGCATCATCCGTCAACAACAATAACAGTAACAAAACAACAGCAAGAAATTACATACAGTAACTTGAGAATCAACCTTGCTCGTACACATTGCAGCAATTCCCAGAAAAGCAGAGATTATTCCTAAAAAATATACTACCAAGAGTATTGCTGTTCTTCCAATGTTTGTTACAATCATCCTCCTCCACTTTTTTTATTCCTTTATTTCAGCTCTTGTTTTCTTCCTATTCTCAAGCTAACAGGCGCACACAAACTCTCTactatttatagtgtaagaaTAAATAATGAGCAACTAGGTAGATGCAAAATTAATGCCGAACACGTACTAGTTGTTCTTAACACGGACCCAAGGTATCAAGGTAGCGAGTGCGGGTGCGGGTTCCCTCGTCACCCAAAAAAATCACGGATATTAAAACGGGCTAAATTGCCTTTCACTTTCATACATTGGAAACACATATAATAGTCAAAAAATGGGAAAAAAGCTATTTTATAATAATCTTttgtaattttgtattttttttgccATAACTATGTTGTGCTTTTATGAATCACAGAGTTCCATAAATGGTACTAATATCTACCCTAGATTAGTGCTCCATGATAAAAGACACATAGAAAAATCAAAGTTGGGAGGGGTCTACTTATTAAGTTGCGTTCATTACCGCAAAAGAGATTTTCCCCGCGGTTGATAGGGATACTcattgttgggttccttatgttgatgataacatgcccatttgatttgtgtcatcttagtttatcttttcaggatatatgatcatatcaagcatggattaagaagtgttgaagttgttattaatcccttTGTATTAAGtcttgtgtcatctaatgtacaagtgagaaagtagagtatattagagtaatagaaacagtccagacgactgttgcttttacaagtaaacagctgcttggattgttgccacaactcgagaaacttgaagtccctttttatctttcaaaagcatttcacgtgactcatatttttcaaagataaaaatcagatttttattaaggaggtggtcttcattaaagagtggtttgaattattattttcaaaatgtttcctctttatgcaaattcaaccctttggttctttaagaaaacaaagaatgctttttgccattttagtgttaacttgtcatcatgtgacttgtcttttctctctttgttttctgaatttgcatgagcatttaaggatatctttcaaactatctttccctattcttgcctttgcaaaagagccctctttggtgcaagttttgggtggttgctattgcccttcacatgtgaggtctttgactcttcaaaaccctagcaaccccctcacccatttcctctataaaaggcgagTCCCTCCTTCACAAAATcttaagacttttctgaaataattctttcatgtttgcaaattgttttttaaagcttaaaatcgtgttttatttgcaaaatcctttaaaagtcttcaagtgtcttcaagttgttacagtcgtggctactgttgcttttctatactaaactctcttgcttatgaattgttgatcttgtaaaagttgtccatctctattctttgttaagaatgtgttagtggaaacttgatcctataacattctaagtgtgttagtagagtttaggacggagtagtcttttactcttgacaaccggagtaggttgtgagttggcaaccggagtaggttgcgagttagcttgtcataagaacggagtagttcttgtactagctttacaaccggagtaggttggtgtcttttattgtaagggtcttttagttgtcggagtagatcactaaaagaaaagcaataaaaaggtagattggacgtaggcacttgagtatttgccgaaccaattcaaaaatctcgtgttcattgttttttactttatttcattttgcaatttactttgtttgtttgttttgctttgctttgcttaaccttagaagtaaaTTCATCATCAtcgtcgcatttggtctgcagtcatattccacaaactgagacaaatagatacagtcagaacgattgttgctttcatacttcagcaaacattcatcgtgatacttgtttagtctttcaatattatCCAAAGTATCTCCTAATCTCTTTTGTTttcgtaactcactttaattcaataaagttggagttataaattttttaaatagtacctaattcaccccctccccctcttaggtacttgaatccataaactcaacactcATGATCAAtacttcaaaaaaaaaactaaaagaaGCTGGAGTCGATTAACCTGACAATGTGTCAGACCCGAACTCACCCAATGCGAACTGGTCTGACCCAATTAACCTGTTTACCAGACTCACCCAATGCAAACTGACCTGATCCGATTAACCCGTTTACCAGGTTTAGTTCTAAGTAAAATATTATAGCCTTTTTCCCATTGTTTTGTCAAATTACTACCTAATTGTTTTGTCAAATTACTACCTATAAAGTTACTAGGAAAAAGGCTATAATATTTATTAGGAAAAAGTAATGATAAAATCATCATCCTCCTCAACATTTTTTAGTCCTTTACTTCTTACTTATTTTCTTCCTATTCTCAAGCGCACACAAACTTTACTACTTATAGTGTACGAAGTGAGCAACTAGGTAGATGCAAAATTAATGCGGATTACGTAGTAGTTGTTCTTAACACTGACCCAAGGCATCAAGATAGCGGGTGCGAGttccctcgtcaccaaaaaaaacaCGGATATTTAATACGGGCTAAATTGCCTTTCACTTTCATACATTGGAAACATATTTTTTGTCACCATCTTCACATTTTACTTAGAACTAAACCAGGTAAACGGGTTAATTAGGTCAGGCCAGTTTACATTGGGTGAGTCTGGTAAACAGGTTAATCGGGTCAGGCCGGTTTGCATTAGGTGAGTCCGGGTCTGACACATTGTCGAGTTAATCGAATCAagctttttttgtttcttttttttttttttttttttttggagtgttgaccaggagtatcccctatCGACAGCGGGAGGGCAATCTCTTTTGCGATACTGAAGGCAACTTAATAGGtagacccctcccaagtttgatTTTTGTATGCGTCTTTTATCATGGAGCACTAATATAGGGTAGATATTAGTACCATAATATGGAACTCTGTGATTCATAAAAGCACAACATAGTTATGGTAAAAAAATGGTCCAGGATTAATGCCGTATATGGGTAATTTTAATGAGATTCATCTACCATTGAAAAAGATGATCCCTAATTCAAGCACGAATATATTCTCATGGATATAAGACATGCACATGGACGATGAACCTAGCAAGAAATTCAAATGTCAAATTACTTTACCACATTAATTGACATTTGACAAT from Silene latifolia isolate original U9 population chromosome 3, ASM4854445v1, whole genome shotgun sequence harbors:
- the LOC141648774 gene encoding uncharacterized protein LOC141648774; protein product: MVGESSSMDFKFESIPENPPTLIVEMSIPWSINDVISLVSRAYLSTLPFLPVVMSDRIPNLMPNVPPITCMVWNIQGTGNRNKIAALKEVVKTYKPSILALVETHMSGDHAENIRKIIGYDGHIGVDVIGFSGGIWVYWKTDLIKVEPVYEHTQFITLEVSRTGGVPWLFTAVNASPDPTNRRALWTELEEFARTKINHELEFSGPAHTWARGNSLETRQIARLDRALCNIEWGTIHEDASVRHLPAFQSDHCPLLIAPNGQKKSLYARIEGCQKKLAITKEKRLIALESALRKELDKAPGPDGFQAIFYQKHWPIVESSLCLMVINVLEGKGFLEGLNDTHIVLIPKVTGPELVLQFRPISLCNVAYKIVSKVLANRIKKVLPFLISETQSGFVPGRQITDNIVIFQEVIHTMRQKKGKKSYMAIKIDLEKAYERLRWAFIYDTLTDMSIPILLRDTIMECVTSPRMQVLWNGEPTEQFLPSRGVRQSDPLSSYLFVMCLEKLQQAIDVEFRAGKWQPISICRNGPTINNLFFADDMVLFGEATVEQALTIKRVLDNFCRASGFKETADLGIYLGVPTINGRITRSTYSHLEEKIKNRLSRWSTKRLSLAGRATLLQSTLSTMANYTMQAAKIPRTVCDSIDKKSRRFLWGGDELKKPVHLISWETIQRPKSSGGLGITLARQSNAAFLTKLGYRVISEHTKLWSRVLRFKYCSGRCDVDMFQPKSNMSSVWAGITSQVHTISKGTAMAIGNGRHTIFWDHSWVDDECLSDKAIAPIPTDILGATVSEMWNEANGWKWDLFANYLPQIELQKIASFLLSPDPELEDTVFWKGTTSGNFSIKSALAIIKAPDLFNEPE
- the LOC141648775 gene encoding F-box protein CPR1-like, whose amino-acid sequence is MAGVLSIINTKPNKRFLRRNPNSMSRLPADIIHYNILTRLPIKSVLRFKTVCKDWYNYTNSSYFINIHRQDALHESHDYTDLLILCGTPDCFNSSHKYLEAPNYTSGILELIIDVNYTHTSIVGTCNGLICIRCRSLDDISGFVLCNPVTREYSRFIKPPPINYDSILHRDCQYGFGYDVVSHDYKIVNITKLSHDSIVHVYSTNSSSWKEVEKASEMNDVHGTCGVVASNKLHWFIWKRNQGNNDDGILSFDLDTDKFVAMPYPTSFKEYHYDTITLVASIGRLYTIVTDFRLSRVSIWVMKEYGVTESWTKLYEIEQGQFSARLLLVITLRPRRDSGDAVLLLKLVSVVDTQEYLWYDHKNKSIIGKVNVPGNSPANEWVCTASLVPVPGSDPNKRVGYIQKSSSSWKEVEKAPKSVYPCGDQGVVVNNKLHWITSSMLIDTTTSILTFVLNTEEFGQMSYPTKLTIYYHLHKFRLVVSNGRLYIIATHTLSSNVSIWVMKKFVGNQVCTKGGRVIGYRSLRGSGEVLLVKDVSNENQELVWYNLEDTSIREVDVPGSRRIIKNELVCVGSLAPIPDNDSNKCVAVTK
- the LOC141647336 gene encoding uncharacterized protein LOC141647336, producing the protein MIVTNIGRTAILLVVYFLGIISAFLGIAAMCTSKVYEVQVSGGVSCYPRTRAHVLAMTSALVLLLAHTIVNILNYCSRGCIIRCGRNRYTPTTWSTIALVCFIISWLTFVVAFLLLLGGAVLIDQYQHQRQVQQLGHKQCYILEVAQVGVFGVGCVLSTVSVVFSTFYSIIMADYAVGTSFGDHALPNEGGVAMVPPQVPPPTSHHPV